A portion of the Segatella copri DSM 18205 genome contains these proteins:
- a CDS encoding response regulator, whose product MEENMKRILVVDDEQDLCEILKFNLETEGYEVETANSAEEALEMDIASFDLLLLDVMMGGMSGFQLAKQLKGNPMTANVPIIFLTARDTENDTVTGFNIGADDCISKPFSIREVMVRVRAVLRRTAEQAGDADESKIINYQGLQLNLDKKTVSIDGEAIPFTKTEFELLRLFLEERGKVFSRQELIDRVWPKDVMVLDRTVDVNITRMRKKIGKFAKCIVTRLGFGYYFDA is encoded by the coding sequence ATGGAAGAGAATATGAAAAGAATACTTGTTGTTGATGATGAGCAAGACTTGTGTGAGATTCTGAAATTCAATCTCGAAACAGAAGGATATGAGGTAGAGACTGCCAATTCTGCAGAAGAGGCTTTGGAGATGGACATTGCTTCGTTCGACCTGTTGCTACTGGACGTCATGATGGGAGGAATGAGCGGTTTCCAGCTAGCTAAGCAGTTGAAGGGAAATCCGATGACAGCCAATGTTCCGATTATCTTCCTTACAGCCCGAGATACGGAAAACGATACGGTTACTGGATTCAATATCGGTGCCGATGATTGTATCTCGAAACCTTTCTCTATACGAGAGGTGATGGTCAGAGTGCGTGCCGTCTTGCGCCGTACCGCTGAACAGGCTGGCGATGCTGATGAATCGAAGATCATCAACTATCAGGGACTGCAGCTAAATCTGGACAAGAAGACGGTGAGCATCGATGGTGAGGCTATCCCTTTCACCAAGACCGAGTTCGAACTCCTGCGTCTTTTCCTCGAAGAGCGCGGCAAGGTGTTCTCCCGTCAGGAACTTATCGACCGGGTATGGCCTAAGGATGTGATGGTGCTCGACCGCACGGTGGATGTCAATATCACCCGTATGAGAAAGAAGATTGGTAAGTTTGCCAAGTGCATCGTTACCCGTCTGGGGTTCGGTTATTATTTTGATGCGTAA
- a CDS encoding helix-turn-helix domain-containing protein produces the protein MKDKVNAIPFIGEIIKEELNKQGKTTVWLAEKLGCHRTNIYKVYGRATIDTGMLYHICQLLNIDLFKVYSDALRKRKKKNQDLN, from the coding sequence ATGAAAGATAAAGTAAATGCAATTCCCTTTATCGGTGAAATCATCAAAGAGGAATTAAACAAGCAAGGCAAGACCACAGTATGGCTTGCTGAAAAACTAGGCTGCCACCGTACTAATATATATAAGGTATACGGCAGAGCCACTATAGATACGGGTATGCTTTACCATATCTGCCAGTTGCTGAACATAGATTTGTTTAAGGTTTATTCAGACGCTTTGCGCAAACGCAAGAAAAAAAATCAAGATTTAAACTAA
- a CDS encoding NADP-dependent isocitrate dehydrogenase, with translation MEKIKMTTPLVEMDGDEMTRILWKMIKDELILPFVDLKSEYYDLGLPYRDQTNDQVTIDSAEAAKKYGVAVKCATITPNAQRMDEYKLHKMWKSPNGTIRSIMDGTVFRAPITIPSIHPCVKNWEKPITIARHAYGDVYKSVELRADEPGTAKLVFEGKSGKKQEIEIHSFDGAGVIQGMHNTDKSIRSFAHSCFKFAIDTKQDLWFATKDTISKTYDAQFRKIFEEVYESDYKEKFAELGIEYFYTLIDDAVARVIRSKGGFIWACKNYDGDVMSDMLSTAFGSLAMMTSVLVSPDGKYEYEAAHGTVTRHYYRYLKGEDTSTNPMATIFAWSGALRKRGELDGIKELQNFGDQLEAACFDTLNDGIATKDLVSLMEGVEAKAVNSAGFIAAIRERLERRLA, from the coding sequence ATGGAAAAGATTAAGATGACAACTCCATTGGTAGAGATGGACGGTGATGAGATGACAAGAATTCTCTGGAAGATGATTAAGGACGAACTCATTCTTCCTTTCGTTGATTTGAAGTCTGAGTATTATGATCTCGGTCTGCCTTATCGCGACCAGACCAATGACCAGGTAACCATCGACTCTGCTGAGGCGGCTAAGAAATATGGCGTGGCTGTGAAGTGTGCTACTATCACTCCTAATGCACAGCGTATGGACGAGTATAAACTCCACAAAATGTGGAAGAGTCCTAATGGAACTATCCGTAGCATCATGGACGGTACCGTATTCCGTGCTCCTATCACCATCCCAAGCATCCACCCTTGTGTAAAGAACTGGGAGAAGCCTATTACCATCGCCCGTCATGCTTACGGCGATGTGTACAAGAGCGTGGAACTTCGTGCTGATGAGCCAGGTACAGCCAAACTCGTGTTCGAGGGTAAGAGCGGCAAGAAGCAGGAGATTGAGATTCATTCTTTCGACGGTGCTGGCGTTATCCAGGGCATGCACAATACTGATAAGAGTATCCGCAGCTTTGCTCACAGCTGCTTCAAGTTTGCCATTGATACCAAGCAGGATCTCTGGTTTGCTACCAAGGATACCATCTCTAAGACTTATGATGCCCAGTTCCGTAAAATCTTTGAGGAAGTATATGAGAGCGACTATAAGGAGAAGTTTGCAGAACTCGGCATCGAGTATTTCTATACATTGATTGATGATGCAGTGGCTCGTGTTATCCGCAGTAAGGGCGGTTTCATCTGGGCTTGCAAGAACTATGACGGTGATGTGATGAGCGATATGCTCAGTACAGCCTTCGGTTCTCTGGCGATGATGACTTCCGTATTGGTTTCTCCTGACGGCAAGTATGAGTATGAGGCAGCCCACGGTACAGTGACCCGTCACTACTATCGCTATCTGAAGGGTGAAGATACATCTACCAACCCTATGGCTACCATCTTTGCATGGAGCGGTGCGTTGAGAAAGCGTGGCGAACTGGATGGCATCAAGGAACTTCAGAACTTTGGCGACCAGCTGGAGGCTGCATGTTTCGATACATTGAACGACGGTATCGCTACCAAGGATCTCGTAAGCCTGATGGAAGGTGTTGAGGCTAAGGCTGTAAACTCAGCTGGCTTTATCGCTGCCATCCGCGAGCGTCTGGAAAGGCGATTGGCATAA
- a CDS encoding OmpA/MotB family protein: protein MKQTKLMVMAMMAVALMATSCASKKDLQNCQNENKELSSNYQATKEKLAATEASLAAAQEQLATAKSDYAKLQNSLDKSLNNASQNNVSIEKLVDQINESNQYIRHLVEVKSKSDSLNMVLTNNLTRSLSKEEMKEVDVQVLKGVVYISLADNMLYQSGSYEVNSRAQETLSKIAKIITDYKDYDVLVEGNTDNVPVSTTSAKMKNIRNNWDLSALRAASVVQYLQDHFGVNPKRLTAGGRGEYNPVTTNDTEVGKQRNRRTQIIITPKLDQFMDLIDKAPEEK, encoded by the coding sequence ATGAAACAGACAAAGTTAATGGTAATGGCAATGATGGCTGTAGCTCTGATGGCTACAAGCTGTGCAAGTAAGAAGGATCTTCAGAATTGCCAGAATGAGAATAAGGAATTGTCAAGCAACTATCAGGCTACCAAGGAAAAGCTGGCAGCTACTGAGGCTAGTTTGGCGGCAGCTCAGGAGCAGCTCGCTACTGCAAAGAGCGATTACGCTAAGTTGCAGAACTCACTTGACAAGAGTTTGAACAATGCAAGCCAGAACAACGTGAGCATTGAGAAACTCGTTGACCAGATCAACGAGAGTAACCAGTATATCCGCCACCTGGTTGAGGTAAAGAGCAAGAGCGATTCGCTCAACATGGTTCTTACCAACAACCTGACCCGCTCTTTGAGCAAGGAAGAGATGAAGGAGGTTGATGTTCAGGTTCTGAAGGGTGTAGTTTACATTTCTCTGGCTGACAATATGCTCTATCAGAGTGGTAGCTATGAGGTGAACAGCCGTGCTCAGGAAACATTGAGCAAGATTGCTAAGATCATCACAGACTATAAGGATTACGATGTGCTCGTAGAGGGTAATACCGATAACGTACCAGTAAGCACTACAAGTGCCAAGATGAAGAATATCCGCAACAACTGGGACCTCTCTGCTCTCCGTGCAGCTTCTGTTGTTCAGTACTTGCAGGATCACTTCGGTGTAAATCCTAAGCGCCTTACTGCTGGTGGTCGTGGTGAGTACAACCCTGTAACAACTAACGATACAGAGGTAGGCAAGCAGCGCAACCGCCGCACTCAGATTATCATCACTCCTAAGCTCGACCAGTTCATGGACTTGATCGACAAGGCTCCAGAGGAGAAGTAA
- the purL gene encoding phosphoribosylformylglycinamidine synthase — MILFFRTPSKSVIATEIDHKPSQDEINELCWLYGDATLEDAQQLQGFYVGPRREMITPWSTNAVEITQNMSLNGISRIEEYFPVDSEDAEHDPMLQRMYNGIGQDVFTVNHQPEPIKYVDDLEKYNEEEGLALSEDEMAYLHKLEKENGRPLTDSEIFGFAQINSEHCRHKIFGGQFIIDGKEMESSLFNMIKKTTNENPNKILSAYKDNVAFSQGPVIEQFAPADQTTSDFFQVKDIESVISLKAETHNFPTTVEPFNGAATGTGGEIRDRMGGGVGSWPIAGTACYMTAYPRLKDDNGKSDVERDWEDIMPVRKWLYQTPEQILIKASNGASDFGNKFGQPLITGSVLTFEHEENGEKYAYDKVIMLAGGVGYGKKRDYKKGEPQKGNKVVVVGGDNYRIGLGGGSVSSVDTGRYSNGIELNAVQRANPEMQKRAYNLVRALVENDENPVVSIHDHGSAGHLNCLSELVEECGGEIDMSKLPIGDKTLSAKEIIANESQERMGLLIDEKYISEVQKIADRERAPMYVVGETTGDAHFSFKQADGVKPFDLDVAQMFGHTPKTVMVDETVERKYEDVTYSADNLDKYLQRVLQMEAVACKDWLTNKVDRSVTGKIARQQGQGQIQLPLSDCGVVALDYRGEKGIVTAMGHAPQAGLADPKAGSVLSVAESLTNIVWAPLADGMDSISLSANWMWPCRSQKGEDARLYEGVKALSDFCCAIHVNVPTGKDSLSLTQQYPNGEKIIAPGTVIVSAGGEVSDVKKVVSPVLVNDKNSSLYHIDFSFDEQRLGGSAFAQSLGKVGSDIPTVKNPEYFVDCFNAVQELINRGWVMAGHDISAGGLITTLLEMTFANVEGGMKINLHDIADADIIKTLFAENPGVVIQVSDAHKDELKAFFDENGIGYAKIGYPAPELRKIIIKKEGFEHEFDIDALRDNWYKTSYLLDRKQSMNGMAKKRYTNYKKQPIEMNFGYGFKGTLSSYSLDANRRKPSGIKAAIIREKGTNGEREMAYSMYLAGFDVKDVMMTDLISGRETLEDVNFIVFCGGFSNSDVLGSAKGWAGAFLYNPKAKEALDKFYAREDTLSLGICNGCQLMVELNLINPEHKHRSHLCHNTSKKFESTFLGLTIPQNDSVMFGSLSGDKLGIWVAHGEGRFYLPEPEDHYNIIAKYNYAEYPGNPNGSDYNVAGICSADGRHLAMMPHLERAIFPWQNAWYPADRRNDEVTPWIEAFVNARQWIEERALKK, encoded by the coding sequence ATGATTCTTTTTTTTAGAACTCCATCTAAGAGTGTGATTGCGACCGAGATTGACCACAAACCATCTCAGGACGAAATCAATGAACTTTGTTGGCTTTATGGTGACGCGACTTTAGAGGACGCCCAGCAGTTGCAGGGCTTCTATGTCGGCCCACGCCGTGAAATGATTACTCCTTGGAGTACGAATGCCGTTGAGATTACTCAGAACATGAGTCTTAACGGCATTTCGCGTATCGAGGAGTACTTCCCTGTAGATAGCGAAGACGCTGAGCACGACCCTATGCTCCAGCGTATGTACAACGGTATCGGACAGGATGTGTTCACCGTGAACCACCAGCCAGAACCTATCAAGTACGTCGATGACCTCGAGAAGTATAACGAGGAAGAGGGTCTTGCCCTCAGCGAGGACGAAATGGCTTATCTCCACAAGCTGGAGAAAGAGAACGGACGCCCTCTCACCGACAGCGAAATCTTCGGTTTCGCACAGATCAACTCAGAGCACTGCCGCCACAAGATCTTCGGCGGCCAGTTTATCATCGACGGTAAGGAGATGGAGTCTTCTCTCTTCAACATGATCAAGAAGACCACCAACGAGAATCCTAACAAGATCCTCTCTGCTTACAAGGACAACGTGGCTTTCTCTCAGGGTCCTGTTATCGAGCAGTTTGCTCCAGCCGATCAGACTACCAGCGATTTCTTCCAGGTGAAGGATATCGAGAGTGTTATCTCTCTGAAGGCTGAGACCCACAACTTCCCTACTACCGTAGAGCCTTTCAACGGTGCTGCTACCGGTACGGGTGGTGAAATCCGCGACCGTATGGGTGGTGGTGTAGGTTCATGGCCTATCGCAGGTACTGCCTGCTACATGACTGCTTATCCTCGCCTGAAGGATGACAACGGAAAGAGCGATGTTGAGCGCGACTGGGAAGACATCATGCCAGTGCGTAAGTGGCTCTATCAGACTCCTGAGCAGATTCTGATCAAGGCTTCCAACGGTGCATCAGACTTCGGTAACAAGTTCGGTCAGCCTCTCATCACCGGTTCTGTGCTTACATTCGAGCACGAGGAGAATGGTGAGAAATATGCATACGATAAGGTAATCATGCTTGCTGGTGGTGTTGGCTACGGCAAAAAGCGTGACTATAAGAAGGGCGAGCCACAGAAGGGCAACAAGGTGGTCGTAGTAGGTGGTGATAACTATCGCATCGGTCTTGGTGGCGGTTCTGTTTCTTCTGTAGATACAGGCCGTTACAGCAACGGTATCGAGTTGAACGCTGTTCAGCGTGCCAACCCTGAGATGCAGAAGCGTGCCTACAACCTGGTTCGTGCACTCGTTGAGAACGATGAGAACCCAGTAGTCAGCATCCATGACCACGGTTCAGCCGGTCACTTGAACTGTCTCTCTGAGTTGGTAGAAGAGTGCGGTGGCGAAATCGACATGTCTAAGTTGCCTATCGGCGACAAAACTTTGAGCGCCAAGGAAATCATCGCCAACGAGAGCCAGGAGCGCATGGGCTTGCTCATCGACGAGAAGTATATCAGCGAGGTTCAGAAGATTGCCGACCGTGAGCGTGCTCCAATGTACGTGGTTGGTGAAACTACAGGCGATGCTCACTTCAGCTTCAAGCAGGCTGACGGCGTAAAGCCATTCGACCTCGATGTAGCTCAGATGTTCGGTCATACTCCTAAGACTGTGATGGTAGATGAGACCGTAGAGCGCAAATATGAAGATGTAACTTATTCTGCAGATAACCTCGACAAGTACTTGCAGCGTGTTCTCCAGATGGAGGCTGTGGCTTGTAAGGACTGGTTGACCAACAAGGTTGACCGTTCCGTAACAGGTAAGATTGCCCGTCAGCAGGGTCAGGGTCAGATTCAGTTGCCACTCTCAGACTGTGGTGTCGTAGCACTCGACTACCGTGGCGAGAAGGGTATCGTAACAGCAATGGGTCATGCACCTCAGGCTGGTCTTGCCGATCCTAAGGCAGGTTCAGTACTCTCTGTAGCAGAGTCATTGACTAATATCGTATGGGCTCCATTGGCAGATGGCATGGACAGCATCAGCCTCTCAGCCAACTGGATGTGGCCTTGCCGCAGTCAGAAGGGTGAAGATGCCCGTCTGTACGAGGGTGTGAAGGCTTTGTCAGACTTCTGCTGCGCCATCCACGTGAACGTACCAACAGGTAAGGACTCTCTCTCATTGACCCAGCAGTATCCTAACGGCGAGAAGATCATCGCTCCGGGTACCGTTATCGTAAGTGCTGGTGGTGAGGTTTCAGATGTCAAGAAGGTGGTTAGCCCAGTTCTCGTTAACGACAAGAACTCTAGCCTCTACCATATCGACTTCAGTTTCGACGAGCAGCGTCTCGGTGGTTCTGCTTTCGCTCAGAGCCTGGGCAAGGTGGGCAGCGATATTCCTACCGTCAAGAACCCAGAGTACTTCGTTGATTGCTTCAACGCCGTACAGGAACTCATCAACCGTGGTTGGGTAATGGCTGGTCACGATATCAGCGCCGGTGGTTTGATTACTACTCTCCTCGAAATGACATTCGCCAACGTAGAGGGCGGTATGAAGATCAACCTCCACGACATCGCAGATGCCGACATCATCAAGACTCTCTTCGCAGAGAACCCAGGTGTTGTCATCCAGGTAAGCGATGCTCACAAGGACGAGTTGAAAGCATTCTTCGATGAGAACGGTATCGGTTATGCCAAGATTGGTTATCCTGCTCCTGAGCTCCGCAAGATTATCATCAAGAAGGAAGGCTTCGAGCACGAGTTTGATATCGATGCATTGCGTGATAACTGGTATAAGACATCTTACCTCCTCGACCGCAAGCAGAGCATGAACGGTATGGCTAAGAAGCGTTACACCAACTATAAGAAGCAGCCTATCGAGATGAACTTCGGCTACGGCTTCAAGGGAACTCTCTCTAGCTACAGCCTCGACGCAAACCGTCGCAAGCCATCTGGCATCAAGGCAGCTATCATCCGTGAGAAGGGTACCAATGGTGAGCGTGAGATGGCATACTCTATGTATCTCGCCGGCTTCGATGTAAAGGATGTGATGATGACCGACTTGATTTCTGGTCGTGAGACTCTGGAGGATGTGAACTTCATCGTATTCTGCGGTGGTTTCTCTAACTCCGATGTTCTCGGTTCTGCCAAGGGTTGGGCTGGTGCATTCCTCTACAATCCTAAGGCTAAAGAGGCACTCGATAAGTTCTATGCCCGTGAGGATACTCTTTCACTCGGTATCTGCAACGGTTGCCAGCTGATGGTTGAGTTGAACCTCATCAATCCTGAGCACAAGCATCGTTCACACCTCTGCCACAACACATCTAAGAAGTTCGAGAGTACATTCCTCGGTCTGACTATTCCTCAGAACGACAGTGTAATGTTCGGTAGCCTGAGCGGTGACAAGCTCGGAATCTGGGTAGCTCACGGCGAGGGCCGTTTCTACTTGCCAGAGCCAGAGGATCACTACAACATCATTGCGAAGTACAACTACGCTGAGTATCCAGGTAATCCTAACGGCAGTGACTACAATGTAGCAGGTATCTGCTCTGCAGATGGTCGCCACTTGGCTATGATGCCACACTTGGAGCGTGCCATCTTCCCATGGCAGAACGCCTGGTATCCAGCTGATCGCCGCAACGACGAGGTAACTCCTTGGATTGAGGCATTTGTCAATGCACGTCAGTGGATTGAAGAAAGAGCTTTGAAAAAGTAA
- a CDS encoding chromate transporter: MNNSVSYLTLFKTFMKIGIVTFGGGYAMIPIIESEVVDKHHWMTKEEFLDAIATTQICPGALAINMSSLLGYKLAKTPGAIVCTLGASLPSFLIILAIAMFFHQFEDNKVVAAMFAGIRPAVVALIAVPTFSLAKSAGISLVNCWIPILSALLIWLLGVNPIWVIIAAAVGGYIYGQFIQPTE, from the coding sequence ATGAATAATAGCGTAAGTTATCTTACATTATTCAAAACATTTATGAAGATTGGCATAGTCACCTTTGGTGGTGGCTATGCCATGATTCCTATTATAGAATCCGAAGTCGTCGACAAGCATCATTGGATGACGAAGGAGGAATTCTTGGATGCCATCGCTACCACCCAGATTTGTCCGGGCGCCCTGGCCATCAACATGAGTTCCCTGCTCGGATATAAGTTGGCAAAGACACCGGGAGCCATCGTCTGCACCCTCGGCGCTTCGTTGCCATCGTTCCTTATTATCTTAGCGATAGCCATGTTTTTCCATCAGTTTGAAGACAACAAGGTTGTTGCTGCCATGTTTGCAGGCATCCGTCCTGCCGTCGTGGCATTGATAGCCGTACCTACATTCTCGCTTGCCAAGAGTGCCGGTATTTCGCTTGTCAACTGCTGGATTCCTATTCTATCCGCCCTTCTGATTTGGCTTTTGGGCGTCAACCCAATCTGGGTAATTATCGCAGCTGCCGTAGGTGGCTACATCTATGGACAGTTTATCCAGCCAACGGAGTAA